A window of Zingiber officinale cultivar Zhangliang chromosome 5A, Zo_v1.1, whole genome shotgun sequence contains these coding sequences:
- the LOC121982152 gene encoding uncharacterized protein LOC121982152 has protein sequence MMSDDPLARHRAFISASMSAPSFPTFTSPSSSASSRSASPSPNPNPFVRPSPSASSSSPSPSPSPSSSASKSRLISSSAFSHNPRLALALVPAAAFLLDLGGAPVLTVLSVGLILAYLLDSLRLRTAAFFAVWTSLIASQLAFFFSASIYYAPLLSGLALLLCADTTFLIGVWASLQFRWIHIENPSILPALERLLFACIPVVMPPLFTWATVSAVGMVNAAYYLMAFACLFYWLFALPRPSSFKSQKHDAGESQILGPLEGCFHTLYLLFVPLLFHIGSHHAAIFSSSASVCDLLLLFFIPFLFQLYASMWGALWWVTRDAHQMHRIRVVNGVVAMLVVVLCLEVRVVFHSFGRYLHAPPPFNYLLVTVTMLGGASVVGAYVIGMVGDAFSSAAFTVSLVLVSAAGAVVIGFPILFLPVPMISGFYIARFFTKKSLSSYFAFVALASMMVLWFVVHNYWDLNIWLAGMPLKTFCKLIVASIIMAMTIPGLALLPMKLQFLTEVGLIGHALLLCYIEDRFFNYTVIYYFGFDEDVMYPSYMVLTTTFLGLTLARRLAIDHRIGPKAIWILTCLYLSKLAMLFITSKSILWMTAVLLLAISPPLLLYKDKSKGASRMKAWQGYVHAAVIAFSTWLCRETIFEALQWWNGRPPSDGLLVGSLILVAGVACIPIVALHFSHVQLAKRFLVLVVSMGLLFVLMQPPIPLSLTFHSDLIKAAHESNDDISIYGFFASRSTWPSWLLITTILLTLAAITSIIPIKYIVELRTFYAVGVGTTLGIYICAEYFFEAVILYPLLVAAIVCASVLVVFTHFPSASSTRLLPWVFALLVALFPVTYLLEGQLRAKSSIEEGEESERFNSLLAVEGARVSLMGLYAMIFMLIALEIKFELSSLLREKALGRGVPPSQSDRNYALPPKTRLIHQRRASAAPSLTIKRLTTEAVWMPAVGNVATIMCFILCLILNIHLTGGASRAIFFLAPILLLLNQDSDIFAGFGDRQRYFPVTVVISGYLVLTAFYRIWEETWRGSMGWGLEIGGISWLFAVKNSALLMLTLPNHILFNRFMWDYVKQTDQVLLFTLPLNLPSIVITDIQTVRVLGLLGVICSLSQFLISRRTRIAGMKYI, from the exons ATGATGTCCGACGACCCCTTGGCTCGCCACCGCGCATTCATCTCTGCCTCCATGAGCGCTCCATCCTTCCCCACCTTCACCAGCCCTTCCTCCTCCGCCTCCTCCCGCAGTGCCTCCCCCAGTCCTAACCCTAATCCCTTCGTCCGCCCTTCTccctccgcctcctcctcctctccttcccCCTCCCCATCTCCCTCCTCTTCCGCTTCCAAGAGCCGCCTCATCTCTTCCTCCGCCTTCTCCCATAACCCTCGTCTCGCTCTCGCCCTCGTCCCCGCCGCTGCCTTTCTCCTCGACCTCGGTGGTGCTCCCGTCCTGACCGTCCTCTCTGTTGGCCTCATCCTTGCCTACCTCCTCGACTCGCTCCGCCTCAGAACCGCTGCCTTTTTTGCGGTCTGGACCTCCCTCATCGCCTCCCAGCttgccttcttcttctctgcctcGATCTACTATGCCCCTCTCCTCTCTGGCCTCGCACTCCTCCTCTGTGCCGATACAACATTCCTGATCGGAGTCTGGGCTTCGCTCCAGTTCCGATGGATACACATCGAGAACCCTTCCATTCTTCCCGCTTTGGAGCGCCTCTTGTTTGCCTGCATCCCCGTCGTCATGCCTCCGCTTTTTACCTGGGCCACTGTCTCGGCAGTCGGCATGGTTAACGCCGCTTACTACCTGATGGCATTTGCTTGCCTTTTCTACTGGCTCTTCGCTCTCCCCCGCCCATCCTCCTTTAAGTCGCAGAAGCATGACGCCGGAGAATCTCAGATACTTGGTCCGCTGGAGGGATGCTTTCACACCTTGTATCTTCTCTTTGTGCCGCTTCTGTTCCACATTGGTTCTCACCATGCGGCTATCTTCTCCTCCTCTGCATCCGTATGTGATCTCCTGCTGCTCTTCTTTATTCCGTTTTTGTTCCAGCTTTATGCATCTATGTGGGGGGCACTATGGTGGGTTACAAGGGATGCACACCAGATGCATCGGATTCGGGTGGTCAATGGAGTGGTGGCAATGTTAGTCGTTGTCCTCTGCCTCGAGGTCAGAGTTGTATTTCATTCCTTTGGAAGATACTTGCATGCTCCTCCACCCTTTAACTACCTACTCGTCACTGTTACAATGCTCGGAGGTGCATCCGTCGTAGGGGCTTATGTAATTGGTATGGTTGGTGATGCTTTCAGCTCAGCAGCTTTTACTGTTTCGTTGGTTCTGGTTAGTGCAGCTGGCGCAGTAGTTATTGGGTTCCCTATCCTG TTTCTCCCTGTCCCTATGATCTCTGGCTTCTATATTGCACGTTTCTTTACAAAGAAAAGCTTGTCATCCTACTTTGCCTTTGTGGCATTAGCGAGCATGATGGTTCTGTGGTTTGTTGTACACAACTACTGGGATCTCAATATATGGTTGGCTGGTATGCCTTTGAAAACCTTCTGCAAGTTGATAGTCGCAAGCATCATCATGGCAATGACCATTCCTGGTTTGGCATTGCTACCTATGAAGTTGCAATTTCTTACTGAGGTTGGCTTGATTGGCCATGCATTGTTATTGTGCTACATAGAGGACCGTTTCTTCAACTATACTGTTATCTATTACTTTGGATTTGATGAAGATGTTATGTATCCTAGTTACATGGTCTTGACAACCACCTTCTTGGGATTGACTTTGGCGAGGAGATTGGCAATAGATCACCGGATTGGCCCAAAAGCAATTTGGATCTTAACCTGTCTGTATTTATCAAAGCTTGCTATGCTTTTTAttacatcaaaatcaattttGTGGATGACAGCTGTTTTGCTGTTGGCTATTTCCCCTCCATTGCTTCTTTACAA GGATAAGTCAAAAGGAGCTTCAAGAATGAAGGCCTGGCAAGGCTATGTTCATGCTGCCGTGATTGCTTTCTCTACTTGGTTGTGTCGTGAAACAATCTTTGAAGCTCTTCAATGGTGGAATGGAAGGCCTCCATCTGATGGTTTGCTTGTGGGATCACTCATTCTTGTGGCTGGGGTTGCTTGCATCCCAATAGTCGCCCTCCACTTCTCTCATGTTCAG CTGGCTAAGAGATTCCTTGTCTTGGTAGTGTCGATGGGTTTGCTTTTTGTTCTAATGCAGCCACCAATTCCACTATCATTGACATTCCACTCAGACTTGATTAAAGCAGCCCATGAGTCTAATGATGATATCTCAATTTATGGATTTTTTGCTAGTCGATCTACATGGCCATCATGGCTACTTATAACAACTATCTTGCTTACTCTAGCAGCAATCACGTCCATTATACCAATTAAGTATATTGTTGAATTGAGGACTTTTTATGCTGTTGGAGTTGGGACAACATTGGGCATCTATATCTGTGCTGAATACTTCTTCGAAGCTGTAATTCTATATCCCCTCCTTGTTGCTGCAATTGTTTGTGCTTCTGTCCTGGTAGTTTTCACACACTTCCCATCTGCTTCAAGCACGAGGCTTCTGCCATGGGTATTTGCTTTATTGGTAGCTCTCTTTCCAGTTACTTATTTACTGGAAGGGCAGCTTAGGGCCAAGAGTAGTATTGAAGAAGGGGAAGAATCAGAGAGGTTCAACTCTCTCCTTGCTGTCGAAGGAGCAAGAGTGTCACTTATGGGTCTCTACGCAATGATATTCATGCTTATAGCTTTAGAAATCAAGTTTGAGTTGTCATCTTTACTGCGTGAGAAGGCTCTTGGCAGAGGTGTGCCACCAAGTCAATCCGATCGCAACTATGCCCTGCCACCAAAAACACGACTCATTCACCAGAGGAGGGCATCTGCTGCACCATCCCTCACAATCAAGAGGTTGACAACTGAGGCTGTTTGGATGCCTGCAGTAGGCAATGTTGCTACCATAATGTGCTTCATCCTCTGCCTGATACTCAACATCCATCTCACTGGTGGTGCAAGCCGAGCGATATTTTTCTTAGCGCCAATCCTTCTGCTTCTCAATCAGGATTCTGATATATTTGCTGGTTTTGGTGACAGGCAAAGATACTTTCCTGTGACAGTGGTTATATCTGGATACTTGGTATTGACTGCTTTCTACAGGATTTGGGAGGAAACTTGGCGAGGGAGCATGGGATGGGGACTTGAAATTGGAGGAATAAGTTGGCTTTTTGCAGTAAAAAATTCTGCCCTTCTTATGCTCACCTTACCCAACCATATTCTCTTCAACCGCTTTATGTGGGACTATGTAAAGCAGACTGACCAAGTCTTGTTGTTTACATTGCCATTAAATTTGCCGTCCATCGTGATAACAGACATACAAACTGTGAGAGTTTTAGGATTATTAGGAGTTATTTGTTCTTTGAGTCAATTCTTGATATCTAGGCGGACAAGAATTGCAGGAATGAAATACATATGA